A genomic window from Leptolyngbya sp. BL0902 includes:
- a CDS encoding NADPH-dependent FMN reductase encodes MLILSATNGNNLALARAFAEESTKQGVTAEVVSLPDLHLPLYDSVVGEAGPGLAQLAQALRHHRSLVVCAPEYNGSIPPVVSNAIAWLSVSTEDFRALFNGRPAALASHSGGGGQKVGLAMRQQLAHLGCNVLGREVVANAHKAANPEAIAALVAQLATLEPAFAGVPATV; translated from the coding sequence ATGCTGATTCTCTCTGCCACTAACGGCAACAACTTAGCCCTAGCCCGCGCCTTTGCCGAGGAGTCCACCAAACAGGGCGTGACGGCCGAGGTCGTCAGCCTGCCTGATCTCCATTTGCCCCTTTACGATTCGGTGGTGGGGGAGGCTGGCCCAGGGTTAGCCCAGCTTGCCCAAGCCCTGCGTCACCATCGCAGCCTGGTGGTCTGTGCCCCGGAGTATAACGGCTCCATCCCCCCGGTGGTCAGTAATGCCATCGCTTGGCTGTCGGTTAGCACCGAGGACTTTCGGGCGCTGTTCAACGGTCGTCCGGCAGCCTTAGCAAGCCACAGCGGCGGCGGCGGCCAAAAGGTGGGTCTAGCGATGCGTCAACAGTTGGCGCACCTGGGCTGTAATGTCCTCGGTCGAGAAGTGGTCGCCAATGCCCACAAAGCGGCCAACCCCGAAGCCATTGCCGCTCTCGTTGCCCAACTGGCAACCCTAGAGCCCGCCTTTGCGGGGGTGCCTGCCACGGTCTAG
- a CDS encoding PstS family phosphate ABC transporter substrate-binding protein produces the protein MVMSRQKLNRYALASAVAATVALGFGATPAPAQSSLVQVDGSSTVFPISEAMAEEFIAANPGTQVTVGVSGTGGGFRKFCAGELDITGASRPIRDTEAELCAAAGVEYVEVPIAIDALTVVIHPENTWARSMTVDQLRTLWEPAAEGRITRWNQINPSWPNTPISLYGPGTDSGTFDYFTEAIIGTSGESRTDYTASEDDNILVVGVSRDRGALGYFGMAYYLENQGRLASVAIDGVAATVEHVADGTYVPLSRPIFFYVRKSSLESRPEVRAFVEFMLDQATTLVPEVGYVPLPTERYSAIRSGL, from the coding sequence ATGGTGATGAGCAGACAAAAATTGAACCGCTATGCCCTGGCTAGCGCAGTAGCGGCCACCGTGGCCCTAGGGTTTGGAGCGACCCCAGCCCCGGCCCAAAGCTCCCTGGTGCAGGTGGATGGGTCTAGCACGGTGTTTCCCATCAGCGAGGCCATGGCCGAGGAGTTTATCGCGGCGAACCCCGGCACGCAAGTCACCGTGGGCGTATCGGGCACCGGGGGCGGTTTTCGCAAGTTCTGTGCTGGCGAACTCGACATCACCGGAGCCTCCCGCCCCATCCGCGACACGGAAGCTGAACTCTGCGCGGCAGCGGGGGTGGAGTACGTGGAAGTGCCCATCGCCATCGATGCCCTGACGGTAGTGATTCACCCCGAAAACACCTGGGCCAGAAGCATGACCGTGGATCAGCTTCGCACCCTGTGGGAGCCCGCTGCCGAAGGGCGCATCACCCGCTGGAATCAGATCAATCCGAGCTGGCCCAACACCCCGATTTCCCTCTACGGCCCCGGCACCGACTCCGGCACCTTCGACTACTTTACCGAGGCCATTATCGGCACCTCTGGCGAAAGCCGCACTGACTACACCGCCAGCGAAGATGACAACATCCTAGTAGTGGGGGTTTCCCGCGACCGGGGTGCCCTGGGCTACTTTGGCATGGCCTACTACCTAGAAAACCAAGGGCGCTTAGCTTCGGTGGCCATCGATGGGGTTGCTGCCACGGTTGAGCACGTGGCCGATGGCACCTATGTACCCCTCTCCCGACCGATCTTTTTCTACGTGAGGAAGAGCAGCCTAGAGTCTCGGCCTGAGGTACGCGCCTTTGTGGAGTTCATGCTAGACCAGGCCACCACCCTGGTTCCTGAGGTGGGCTATGTGCCGCTGCCTACCGAACGCTACAGCGCCATTCGGTCTGGGCTGTAG
- a CDS encoding O-antigen ligase family protein, with translation MTAPSLDSPRSCPGQRRWPWRLGPHLAVLVILSWLPLSYFRMVDWPWLGLWQGGFLALLVGLILRLRQLQRPFLGLGHGLDSWLLALGAVLALSSLASPFPRVALWNTSVVIAYALGLYAYRNEVDHSALTRRRLWLGLVAVAAGVALISLALGWPEVASLSSQDFFTALRNHQPLGHHNFVGGYLGLTLPLAVAAALALSGPGRWAAAGAVGLITTALYLSGSRGAALGFIVWLVGAWAWGLGRAHQDHRWRWGLMGVVPLGAMGLALGLNPRLRGWFSMAGAADGPTLDRWFMLRLGGNILADRPWVGVGPGVMSRMSNLYRPIETGAGLDHIQQLHNTPVQIAGELGLPGLILYLAGLFWLGRRLWQLWQLPLATADRHLLGGIGGAFVAYGVSSLTDYQLENIPISGTLVALVVLLISLADAYGLPSRTILPAHRRLASLVVWAGVGLLVYLWLPFALTVGLGAQAKAAFDRQAVNLADTRWHQATLLSPWDPTAAAMASESFQDLSELLGDSEAKVRVRALAVDYAQQAQAAAPNDVWFNQNLAVLYQPDDPAQALTYAQRSVQILPRHRHYGYWLLGELLLATDQAAQAIAAFTLEALVNPASLTYPLWQSPPLQAIYPAVVSATLAEYDHLLAEVNASDPGYGVLYETRAVLGWWVGQPLASLDTSRLRPFLPAVFWADTDPAAALAHLESLIATDAPPPALLMAAWLDPDTHWPAYTQNDLQAGGSLTLDTLRLADTLAIQPLRSWLTSLPLPPDRSYRGGLAFAYRNAQAQAITQMLAPPSLETHLVIRKLGLFQPWPREFPALDQRLESLKTTALGLAHPTVTGRYRALSTGQSAH, from the coding sequence ATGACCGCCCCATCTCTCGATTCCCCCCGTTCCTGCCCTGGTCAGCGGCGATGGCCCTGGCGGCTGGGGCCTCACCTCGCTGTGCTGGTGATCTTGAGCTGGCTGCCCTTGAGCTACTTTCGCATGGTGGACTGGCCCTGGCTGGGGCTGTGGCAGGGAGGATTTTTGGCCCTACTGGTGGGGCTAATTCTACGGCTGCGACAGCTTCAGCGGCCCTTCCTGGGCCTAGGGCACGGGTTGGATAGCTGGCTGTTGGCCCTGGGGGCTGTTCTGGCCCTATCGAGTCTGGCATCGCCGTTTCCTCGGGTGGCGCTGTGGAATACCAGCGTAGTCATCGCCTACGCCCTCGGACTCTACGCCTACCGCAATGAAGTTGATCACAGCGCGTTAACGCGGCGGCGGCTGTGGCTGGGCCTGGTGGCGGTGGCGGCGGGGGTGGCGCTCATCAGCTTGGCTCTGGGTTGGCCCGAGGTAGCCTCTTTGTCATCCCAGGACTTTTTTACGGCCCTTCGCAACCACCAGCCCCTAGGACACCACAACTTTGTGGGCGGCTATCTGGGGCTGACGCTGCCCCTGGCGGTGGCGGCAGCTCTGGCCCTGTCTGGCCCTGGGCGTTGGGCCGCTGCCGGAGCCGTAGGTCTAATCACCACCGCCCTCTACCTCAGTGGCTCCCGAGGAGCTGCCTTGGGTTTTATCGTCTGGCTAGTCGGGGCCTGGGCCTGGGGCCTAGGCAGGGCTCACCAGGATCACCGCTGGCGTTGGGGGCTGATGGGGGTAGTGCCCCTGGGGGCGATGGGGCTGGCCCTGGGCCTCAACCCTCGCCTGCGCGGTTGGTTTAGCATGGCAGGCGCTGCGGATGGCCCCACCCTGGATCGCTGGTTTATGCTGCGGCTGGGGGGCAATATTTTGGCAGATCGCCCCTGGGTGGGGGTGGGGCCGGGGGTGATGAGTCGGATGTCTAACCTCTATCGCCCGATTGAAACCGGGGCCGGACTGGATCACATTCAGCAGTTGCACAATACCCCGGTGCAGATTGCGGGGGAGTTGGGCCTGCCGGGGCTGATCCTATACCTAGCGGGGCTGTTTTGGCTGGGCCGACGGCTGTGGCAACTGTGGCAGTTGCCCTTGGCGACGGCGGATCGGCACCTTTTGGGGGGCATTGGCGGCGCGTTTGTGGCCTATGGCGTGTCTAGCCTGACGGATTATCAGCTCGAAAATATCCCCATTTCTGGCACCCTGGTGGCCCTGGTCGTACTGCTGATCAGCCTTGCCGATGCCTATGGATTACCCAGCCGCACCATTCTGCCCGCCCACCGTCGGCTGGCCAGCTTGGTCGTCTGGGCCGGGGTTGGGCTCCTGGTCTACCTCTGGTTGCCCTTTGCGCTCACGGTGGGTCTGGGGGCTCAGGCCAAAGCCGCCTTTGACCGTCAAGCCGTCAATCTGGCCGATACCCGCTGGCACCAAGCCACCCTACTCAGTCCCTGGGATCCAACCGCCGCCGCCATGGCCAGCGAGTCCTTCCAAGACCTGAGTGAGCTACTGGGCGATTCTGAAGCCAAGGTCAGGGTGCGTGCCCTCGCGGTGGACTATGCCCAGCAGGCCCAAGCCGCTGCTCCCAATGATGTCTGGTTTAACCAAAATCTGGCGGTACTCTACCAGCCCGACGACCCTGCCCAAGCCTTGACCTACGCCCAGCGATCCGTCCAGATCCTGCCCCGCCACCGCCACTACGGCTACTGGCTGCTGGGGGAACTACTCTTAGCCACCGACCAAGCGGCCCAGGCCATCGCGGCCTTTACCCTAGAAGCCCTGGTCAATCCGGCCTCCCTCACCTATCCACTGTGGCAAAGCCCGCCCCTACAAGCGATCTATCCCGCTGTGGTCAGCGCAACCCTGGCGGAATACGATCACCTGCTGGCCGAGGTGAATGCCAGCGATCCGGGCTACGGCGTTCTGTACGAAACCCGTGCTGTCCTGGGCTGGTGGGTCGGACAACCGCTGGCGTCTTTGGATACCAGCCGATTGCGGCCCTTCTTGCCTGCCGTCTTCTGGGCTGACACCGATCCTGCCGCTGCCCTAGCCCATCTAGAAAGCCTGATCGCCACGGATGCCCCACCGCCCGCTCTCTTGATGGCGGCATGGCTCGACCCAGACACCCACTGGCCCGCCTACACCCAGAACGACCTTCAGGCGGGCGGATCTCTGACCCTCGATACCCTGCGTCTGGCCGACACCCTGGCTATTCAACCGCTGCGGTCGTGGCTGACATCCCTGCCCCTGCCCCCAGACCGCTCCTACCGAGGGGGGCTAGCCTTCGCCTACCGCAATGCCCAGGCCCAAGCCATCACCCAAATGCTGGCCCCACCCAGCCTAGAAACCCATCTGGTGATCCGCAAACTAGGGCTTTTTCAGCCCTGGCCGAGGGAGTTTCCGGCGTTAGATCAGCGCCTAGAAAGCCTCAAAACTACAGCTCTGGGCCTAGCTCATCCCACCGTCACCGGGCGCTATCGGGCTCTCTCCACCGGGCAATCTGCCCATTAA